In Clostridia bacterium, the sequence CTGTCTGCGCTGCCAAAGGCGCATTGGCTCTGGCAAACGATCTTCGACGGGATAAAAGGAGCTTTGAGCGGCATAAAAAAGATAAGCGCCGCCGAAAGCATAATACAGGAAATATCCTCGGCGGAGAATATTAAAAACGGCGAGCTTAAAAAGATAGACCTGGGCTGCGGCAGAGTTGACGTAAGGCTTTCTTTGGATAAATCGCTCTATTATAAGATACTCTCCGATGAGACGGGTCTTTCGATAACGTCGGACGCCGCGCTTATCGGCATGATGAAGGAGCTTGCGCTGGCCAAAAAGGAGTATGACAAAATATCATACGCAATAAACGAAGTAAAAAATACGGGATACGGCATCGTACACCCTACCGTTGACGAAATGACGCTTGAGGAGCCCTCCATAGTTAAGCAGGGCGGGCGCTACGGCGTTAAGCTTCGCGCCTCCGCGCCGTCGATACACATGATACGCGCCGATATTCAAACAGAGGTAAGCCCCGTCGTCGGCAGCGAAAAGCAGTCACAGGAGCTTGTAAATTATCTTCTGAGCGAATTTGAGACAGACCCCTCTAAGATATGGGACTCAAACATCTTCGGAAAGTCGCTTCACGACCTTGTAAACGAGGGCTTAAACAACAAGCTATATAAAATGCCCGCGCCCGCGCGCTTAAAGCTTCAGGAAACGCTTGAGAGAATAATAAACGACGGCTCGAACGGGCTTATATGTATAATACTGTGAAAGAAAAGACCCGCTTCGGCGGGTCTTTCGTTTGCGTGCTTAAATAGTTTTATCCAATACGCCGTCAGGGTGGCAAAAAAGAGGTCAGAATTGTCGATCGGCGAGTCCGGGGTCCTCAAAAAATGTATGCATTTTTTGGGGTGGTTTGGCCGTATCATTATACGGTAGCGAGTCGATCGGCATATAGCCGAAAACGCCGTAACCAAAAGGTTACGGCGCAAAGGCTGCTTCGGATACTGCACGCTTAATAACTTGCCGTGCAGAAAACCTGCACTCGTTTTTATCTTTATTATTTTACCCTTTTCGGCGGTCTGGCCCTTTTTTGACAGTCTGAGATTTATGCGTGTCTGTCGCTGCCCATGTAAAATATGGTGAAAAGACCGGGGCCGCAGTGCGCGCCTATGATAACGCCGAGGCCGCATATCTTTACTTCCTTTACGGTCGGGAACAGCTCAAGCACCTTCGCCTTCATAAATTCGGCGTCGGCGAGGCAGTCGGCGTGATTTATAAGTATCGTCTGGCCGTCCGGCTCTTTTAAATCGCCCTTCATAGATTCAAGTATGCGGTTTAATGCTATCTTTCTTCCGCGCGCCTTTGAGCCTACCGTAAGAGAGCCGTCGTCCGGCACGTATAAAACGGGCTTGATAGAAAGCATGGAGCCTATGAGCGCCGCCGCGTTCGATACTCTGCCGCCGCGCTTTAAATATTCAAGGTCGTCTACCGTGAAGCGGTGTATCACCTTCAGCTTGTTTGCCTCTATCCACTCTATCGTTTCATCAAAGCTCTTGCCCGCGTCGCGAAGCTCTATTACCTTGAATACGAGAAGTCCCAGTCCGCCGGATACGCATCTTGTGTCTACGTTGTAAAAGCGCTGGTTCGGGTATTTCTTTTGGATATGCTCGGTCGCCTCCGCCGCGCTTATATACGAAGTGGAGAGCTTTTGCGACATATCGAGGAAGATAACGTCTTTTCCCGTTTCCATGAGCTTTTCAAAAAATTCGATATACGAATATGTATTTATCATCGAGGTAGTAAGTCCCACGCCGGAACGCATTTTTTTGTAGACCTCGCTTTTCGTCTCCTCGCGGCAGTCGTCCTCGTATAATTCCTCGTTCATTATATAGGTGTAGCTTATAAAGGGAACGTCGTGCTCCTCTAAAAACTCTCTCGGCAGATCGGCCGTTGATGCTGTGGCAACTATGTAATCAGCCATTTTATACCTCCCTTGTAAATATTATTATTTTTGTTCAAGCGCGGATATTTTTTCAATACGATGTATGTGACGGTCGCCCTCGAACTCGGTCTCAAGATATGCGTCTACAAGCTCCATTGCAAGCCCGTGTCCCACAACCCGCTCACCGAAGCACAGAATATTCGCATTATTGTGCGCTCTGCACATTTTTGCCGAAAACGTGTCCGAAACACACGCCGCGCGTATGCCCTTTATCTTATTTGCGGCAATGGATACTCCTATGCCCGTGCCGCATATGAGTATACCGCATTCATATTCTCCCGCGGACACCGCCTCTCCTACAAGCGCGGCATAATCGGGATAGTCGCACGACTCGTCGGAATACGTGCCGTAATCCTTGACCTCGTATCCGTTCTGCTTTAAGTGCGATATTACTTCCCCTTTCAGAATAAATCCGCCGTGATCGCTGCCGATAGCTATTTTTTTCATTTCCCCGTTTTTTCCCCTTTGAGCTTTTTTTCATATTCGCGTTCAGCCTGAGAAAGCCTGAGATAATTTACCGAAAGCTCCTCTGCGCTTACGCATTTTCCCTCTTTATACATATAAAATGCCGCGCGGGCTACCGATACGGCGTTTTGAAGCTTGGCCGTATCGTTAGCTATGCTTACATTTTTCATGTCTTTGAACTGTTCATACGCAAGGTCCGCCCCGTCGCCCGCAAGCGTTATCCTCTCTTTTATAAAGGAAAGCTCGCCTCTAAGCTCGGCCGTGCTTATGGCGCGGTCGGGCGTAAGTCTTTTGAAATCTGTTGCATCTATACCGAACAGGGCGTTATATACCTGATTATTCCTTGCATCCATAACGGCGCAGCAAACTCCGCCGAAGTCCTCTGTGTTTCGCGCTATAGCCTCGAGCGTCGATACTCCGGCGCACATAACGTCTCGCCCGAACGCAAGGCCCTTTACCAAAGATACGCCTATGCGCACCCCCGTAAACGAACCGGGACCGTTTGATACCGCGATAAGACCCACGTCTTTAAGCTGTACGCCGGCGTTTTTAAGCGCCTCGTCTATAAGCGTAAGAAGCGTCTGCGAATGAGTGAGCGCAGTATTCACAAACACATGGCTCAAAGGCTTTGTATCATCGCATACGGCTGCGGCGGCCGCCTTTGCGCTTGAATCTACGGAAAGTATTATCACGCCGACTCACCGCCCTCGCGTGTGATCGTTATGCGCCGTGCGCGTTCGTCTTCGTCTGTCAGCGTTATCGTAACGCGAAAACATCCGTCGGGGAGAAAATCTTCTATATATTCGCTCCATTCTATCGCGCACACGCCGTCGCCTCCGGCGTATTCAAAAAAGCCGACGTCGTTTAATTCATCCTCGCCCGCGCCCTCGAGTCTGTACATATCGAAGTGGTAAAGCGTAAGCTTTCCCGGATACTCGTTAAGTATAACGAATGTGGGGCTCGTAACATGCTCGCTTACACCCAAAGCCTGCGCGATACCGCGAACAAAGGCCGTCTTTCCCGCTCCCAGGTCTCCGAAAAGCGCGACTGTATCGCCCGCCTTTAATTTTTTTGCAAACTGGGCGGCGATATATTCAGTTTGTTTCTGTGAATTTGAAAAATACTCCATGGCCTTTTCTTTTAAAACAGTCCGGATATCTCCATATCGTCGTTTATGTCTATATTCTCCGCCGAGGGACGCTTGGGAAGGCCCGGCATCGTCATGATATCGCCTGTAAGCACTACGATAAATCCCGCGCCCGTTTTCGGCACTATCTCTTTAACGGTTATCGCAAAGTTTTTTGGGCGTCCCAGCTGCGCCGGGTCGTCTGAAAGCGAATACTGCGTCTTCGCCATGCATACGGGCAGCGTATCAAGCCCTCTCATATTTATCTCCAAAAGCTTTTTCTCGGCGTGCGACGAAAAAATGACATTTGACGCGCCGTAAATGTTTTTGGCTATCTTCTCTATTTTCACTCTTATAGGGTCTTCTTTTTCATAAGTGCTCTTAAACATAGACGGCTTTGCGCATACTCTTACTACCGTCTGCGCAAGCTTTAAAGACCCCTTGCCGCCCAGCTCGAAGGCGCGCGATACTTCCATCGGAACGCCCTTCTTTTCGCACAGAGCGCGAACCTCGGCCACCTCCGCCTCGGTATCCTTATAAAAGCTGTTCAAAGCTACGACTATATTCATGCCGAAAGCCTTTAGATTATCTATATGAGCTTCGAGATTTTTGATCCCCTCGCGCACCGCGGCCACGTTCTCCTCACCCAAGTCGCCCTTTTTCACGCCGCCGTTGTATTTAAGCGCGCGCACAGTGGCCACCAGCACCACGCAGTCCGGCGTTTTTCCTATCCGGGGGCTTACAATATTCAAAAACTTCTCCGCGCCCAAGTCGGCGCCGAAGCCCGCCTCGGTAACGGTGTAATCAGCCATGGAAAGCGCAAGCTTTGTTGCGATTATCGAATTGCAGCCGTGCGCTATATTTGCAAACGGGCCGCCGTGGATAAGACAGGGCGTGTTCTCAAGGGTCTGAACAAGATTGGGAAGCACGGCGTCTTTCATAAGCGCCGCCATTGCCCCCTGTACCTTTAAGTCCTTACACATAACGGGAGCCCCGTCGTATGTATACGCCACCGTTATCTCACCGAAGCGCGCCTTTAGATCGGAAATGTCCGTAGCAAGGCAGAGCACGGCCATTATCTCGCTTGCAACGGTTATTGTAAAGCTCTCCTCGCGGGGCGTTCCGTTCGGTATGCCGCCAAGACCCACCACCATCGAACGAAGCATACGGTCGTTCATGTCCATAACGCGCCCGAATACTATCCTGCGCGGATCTATCGAAAGCTCGTTTCCGTGCTTTATATGATTGTCTATAACGGCGCACAAAAGGTTGTTGGCCGCCGTTACCGCGTGCATATCGCCCGTGAAATGTAAATTTATGTCCTCCATGGGCACGACTTGCGCATATCCGCCGCCTGCCGCGCCGCCCTTCATGCCGAAAACGGGGCCCAAAGACGGCTCGCGCAATGTTATCACGGCGTTTTTCCCAAGCCTTGCAAAAGCCTCTCCCAGACCTACGCTCATCGTAGTTTTTCCCTCGCCCGCAGGCGTGGGATTTACGGCTGTCACGAGTATCAGCTTGCCCTGCGGCTTTTTTCCCATGCGGCGAATAGCTTCGGCAGAAACTTTCGCTTTATATTTTCCGTAAAGCTCCAGATCGTCGGGCGTAAGTCCTAACCTTTCGCCCACCTCGGCGATCGGGAGCATTTTCGCGTTTTTTGCTATATCTATATCGCTTTGCAAAACAAATGCTCCTTTATTTTTTTCTTCCGATTTTTTATTTTATCATATGTATATAATCTTTTCAAGAAAAAACGCTTTATTTTTGTTAAAAAGAAAACATTACGCTCCCTCTTTGGGAGCTGTTGAAAAAAACACGCCGGTCGGATATAATAAACGTATAACAAACGACAAGTACGCAATATGCGACAGGAGAATAAAACCATGAAAAAGCGGCTTCTCTCTTTTGCTCTGTTTCTCTTCATGCTCGCCGCCCTGCTGCCCTTGGGCGCCGCGCCCGCGCAGGCCGCCTTTGAACCTGTCCTTCGTTTTCAGATCCTCGTTGATCCGCCCCAAAAAGGAGGAAATATCTACTCCGTCCCATACAGCTATACGGACGGAGTGATCCCCGATAATGACTTTTCCGACTCAAACTATTCTTACGTTTGGTACGACGAAAACGATCGGGTCATCGCGGAGAACGAAAGCTTAAGGTCGCTTGGGCTTAATAAAACGCAGTTGATCGGAAAAACCTTTAAGCTTTCGGTCAAATTTCCTGTAACAGTCGATACCGGTTATAATGTATATCATTATTGGGATCTTGAAAAGGTCAGGATCTACGGCCTGATTCAGACACAATACAAAGGTAAGAATGTATTCAAGAGTATCGGAGGTAAATATAAAGACCCCGATACCGGTAAGTATTATGTATCAGCTTCATACATCTTCGATCCGGTATGCTTCCCGGTGGAGAAAAACGCGGATATCAGCGTTACAGCGCCTGTGGTTGGTCAGTCCATTGATTTCAGCGCAGTCTCGGATCATCCGGAACAACTACGCATCAGCGACACCGGCGCCGATTGGCATTCTCACGGCGTAAGATGGTTCGACAAGACCGAGGGTTTAGCAGTTACAGGCGGAACGTTCAAGGCGGGGCACGAGTACGAGGTCAGCGTCTATGTGGAAGCGGCAAATGAGTATTACTATTTCGGAGACGAGAGCCTGACGGAAGTCACAATAAACGGGGATCCTGCCGCCGTCACGAAGCTGTCGGATGAGCTTTATGAGATAACGTATACTTTCCCGCCTCTCTGCTCAGTAAACGGCGTCATCGACGGCGAAACGCTCGCCGCCTCCGTCACGTCTCCCGGCGGTTCGGTGCTCATCGCCGTCCGCTATGACGGGGGAAAGCTTGATTCGGTAAAGCTCATTCCCATAAACGAGCCGTGCGAAGAAAAGCACGTTGATACGGGTCTTTCAAAAAAGACAGGCTGCACATACAGGCTTATGCTTGCGGATAAGGCGACATATGCTCCCCTGTGCGAGGCATGGAGCGGAGCGTAAGCTCCGGCTTAAAGAAACCTTTCGTTTTTTGTCTTACAAAAGTCTATAATATGAAATAATAAGACCCCTGCCGGGGAAACGCATCCGCTCCTCGGCAGGGGCCAGCACATCTTTTTTTCTTACTTCTTTGCCTCGCCCTTATAGAAGTATAACTCCTCGGGCTTTGCGCTTATTACGTTCTTGTCGTATTCGAGCCAATCCTCGCGCTTTACCTCGCCGAAGGTAACGTAGCAATACTCCTTCGGAACGGGAGCGGACTCTACGAGCGCGTTTAAAAGCGCCTCGGCTATCTTTTTCTTGTTGGCCTCGTCTCTTCCGGGGATGGAATCAATGTGAATGTGCGGCATGTTTTTTCCTCCTTGATTTAAAGTATTATTAAAAAACGTTTGCTTCTTTATGATATATCATACCATGATATTACGCCTTTTTAAATAATTTTTACGTTTTATTTTTATAAGGCTCGGCCAAAATCGTTCTCTGTTTTACATAATAGACCATGCCGGGCTTTTTCCCCGCCGCGCGCTTTACGTTCTTTATTTGAGTATAATCTATCTCCACCCTAGGCGATTTTGAGGCGGCGCAGTTCGCCGCAGCCACGCGCGCGGCAAAAAGCAGCGTTTCATCGTCTGTTTCATAAAACGGCTCGCATATCACAACGTGCGCTCCCGGTATGTTTTTCGCATGGAGCCACGTATATTCGGGGCGCGCCCACTCAAGCGTGAGATGATCGTTTTGCAGATTATTTTTTCCGCACAGTATGCGCACGCCCGAAGGCGACTTATATTCAAGGAACGCGAAAGACTGTTTTTTCGGCGGTTTTCTTTTTTCTTTGCCGCCCTTTTTTTTAAGGCTGCCGTCAAGATAATATCCGCCGGCCGCAAGCTCCTCTTTTATCTGCGAAAGGGCGGCCTCTCCGTCGGCTCTTGAAAGCGATTCCATTACCGTTTCAAGATACATAAGCTCCTCGCGCGTTATCTCGGTCTGCTTTGAAAGATAGCTTTCCGCCGATTTCTTTCTTCTGTACGCCTTGTAGAACTTTTGCGCATTCTGCGCGGGCGTAAGCCGTATGTCAAGCGGTATAGAGACTTTGGGCTGTCCCTCTTCAAAGAAATTATCGGCAACAAGCTCACGGTCGCCCTTTTTCATGCGGTACACGTTTGCCGTTATAAGGTCGCCGTAAAGCTTGAGCTTTTCGCGGTCGCGCGCGTCTTTAAGCTCCGCAAGCTGTATGTTTATTTTTTTAGAAGCTCTGTCTATATTGTTTGAGATAAGCTTATGAAGCCGGGCCGTGCGGCGGGCGTGTATGTCGGCCGCATCTCGCGCGGCGTAAAACTCGTCGAGCAGCGCAGAAAACGACTCGAATCCGCGCGCATCAAAGCGCTCACCGTATTGAAGTATCGGCAGATAAGAAAAATACGCCGGCCTGTGCGTATCCTTTTGCGCCAGCATAAACGCTGTCGTATCATAGCTCTCTGCTTTTAAGAAATGCTCATACGCCGCCTTTGAAAGCCCTTCAAGCGCGTCGTTTCCCGCTTCGCACAGCTTTACTCCCGAAACTTTGGCCCTAAATGCGATCTCGCGCGACACTATCGGAGAAAGCCCCAAAAAGCACTCAAGAAGCGCCTTTTCCGCCGTCATTAAAGAAAACCGTTCACAAGAAAGAAGGCCGAATATCTCCTCTTTGGAATGTCCGAAAGGATACGTTTTTTCCTGCGGAGGCGGCGCCTCATACAAAAGCTTAGGAAGCACGAGGCGCTGCGAGCTTGTTGTAACGTCCACCCGCTTTATTGAATCTATTATAACGCCCTTTTCATCAATGAAAATGATATTTGAAAAGCGCCCCATTATCTCTATGACAAGGCTTTTTTGCACCTTGTCTCCAAACTCGTCGTATGCGTCGAACCTTATCTCAAGCGCGCGCTCCACCCCTTTTTGAAAAACGCCAAAAATGCGCGCGCCGCCGAGATGCTTTCTTAAAAGCATACAAAACATTGGCGCCGAAACGGGGTTCTCGCGCTGCTGCCTTGTAAAATGGACGCGCGCGCTGTCGGGATTTGCGCATATGATAAGTCGTCTTTGGCCGTTATCGGTATGAAGCGTCAAAACAAGCTCGTCGCGCTGCGGCTGGTTTATGCGCTCCACCCTCGCTCCCCTGCATTCGTCGCTTAGTTCCCGGCACAGCCCGTAAAGAAAAATACCGTCTAATGACATCGTCTACCTCACCTTTATCCGCGCGTAAGCATTGCGGCAGCCTGAGCGCGCGTTATGTAGCTTTTGGGCTTGAACTCTCCCTTGTCGGTACCGTTTATTATTCTCCTGCTTACCGCCCATTTTACCGCATCGTAAGCATACTGCGATATTTCAGCCGAATCGGAAAACGACATAACGAAGCTGTCGTCTACGCCCTCTTCGCCCGAAAGCCTGTAAAGCATAACGCAGAAGTCCTCGCGCGTTATATACGCGTCGGGGCGAAACGTTCCTCCGGCGTATCCCGTAACGACGCCGGCGTTATACGCCCACGAAACGGCGTCTTTATACCATGCCTCATACGGCACGTCTTTAAAGACACGCGTATCCGCCGAATAAAGGCCCACGCCCGCCTTTCTTTGAAGCGCCGCCGCCGTCATGGCGCGCGTAAGACAGGCGTCGGGCATAAATCTGTCTTCTTTCACGCCGTTCATGTAACCCAAGGAAAGCGCATTATCTATTGCCTCAAAATACCACGAATCCTCCCTCACATCAATAAAGACGAGCGCCTTTTTTGATATCATATCCAAGCAGTATTCCATGGCGGCGTCTTTGTCTATCACTCCGTATCCCGTTTTTGTGTCATACTTTTTTTCATCCGATCTTTTGGCTGTTGCAGTGATTATATGCCTTATCTGCGCAGGCGTAAGATCGCCGTTTTGGCTTAAAAGATCGGCGGCGAGAGCAGAAACAAAGGCAGTTGAGTACGACGTGCCGCTTACAAGCATATAATCGCTTTCGTCGTCGAGCGATACCGAGGGGATATTTACTCCCTTGGCCGCTATCATAACGCTTTCGTTGCGCTGCGAAAAGGCGGCGGCTTTCCCCTCGCCGTCTACCGCGCCTACGCCTATAACGCTTTCGTATGCCGCGGGATAATACACGGCGGACGGCGTTTTTTCGTTTGCGTTGCCCACGGCGGACACAACTACGGCGCCCATGCTTTCGGCATACTCTACCGCCGCCTTTAATTGTCTGTTGTCCGAGGCTATGCCCGCGCTTATATTTATAACGCGGCAGCCGTAAACGTCTATCGCGTCGTATATCGCGCTGCACATAAAGGTGACCATGCTGCCTTCGGGCATGCTCGGCGAAATGCCGTAATACACAAGCGGCACTATCGCCGCGTGTTCGCTTGCGGCCGCTATTCCTTCGGCTCCTATTATTATACTGGCAATATACGTGCCATGACCTACCCTGTCCTCGGTATCTTCGTTATTAAACACATAATTTCGCCCTGTGAGTATCTTGTCGGGATCCATAAGCGCATGCTTGTCGGTAACGCCCGTATCTATAAGAGCTATCTTTATATAAGCGTCGTTATCATCATTTGAAAAAAGCTCGGCTTCATCTGCGATATCCGAAGCGTAAGCAAAAGGCGCCGACGTAAAGCAAACGGCAAGTATCGCCGCAAGCAATACTATGTGAAAAAGCTTTTTCATTTTTTGCTCCTTTGGCGCTTGTGATGCGTTTTTCTGCTATATTTATCATACTTTAAAGCACAGTTCATGTCAATATTTCGCTCTTTAGCACTCGACGGCTTAGAGTGCTGATAATTTACATTGCGTTCACAATTTATAGGGCTATTAGAAACAATTATGACCTACAATCTAACCATAAAAGATATTTCTTCTACAAAAGGAGGATAAACCATGAATGCACAAAAATTCACTCAAAGATCATTAAAGGCCGTACAGGACGCGCAGAGCGTTGTTTTGGAATACCAGAACAACCAGATGGACGAGGAGCATCTTTTATATGCCCTCGTTTCGCAAAACGACGGCCTGATAAGAGAGCTTCTTATAAAGATGGGCGTAAATTCCGACGCCTTAAAGCGCGACGCTCTTCACGAAATAGAAAAGCTGCCGCGCGTTACGGGTCCGGGCCGCGCCGCAGATAAGTTCTACATCTCCGCCGACCTTGACACGCTGTTCGTCGCTGCGGAAAAGCTTGCCGAAAATATGCAGGATGAATACGTATCGGTAGAGCATCTTTTCTTATGCCTGCTTGAAAAGCCCAATGCGGCGGTCGCTTCGCTTTTTAAGCGCCACAACGTAACGAAAAGCGCTTTTTTGAAAGAGCTTCAGAGCGTGCGCGGCAACGCGCGCGTAACGAGCGACACGCCCGAGGAAAGCTATGACGCGCTCAAAAAATACGGCGAGGACCTTGTAGAGAGGGCGCGCAATCAGAAGCTTGACCCCGTTATCGGCCGCGACGAGGAGATACGAAACGTAATACGCATACTTTCGCGCAAATCGAAGAACAACCCCGTTCTTATAGGCGAGCCGGGCGTAGGCAAGACGGCCATAGCCGAGGGACTTGCCCAGCGCATCGTGCGCGGCGACGTGCCGCAGTCGCTTCGTGACAAGACGATATTCTCGCTCGATATGGGTTCGCTTATCGCGGGCGCAAAGTTCCGCGGCGAATTTGAGGAGCGCTTAAAGGCCGTTTTGAACGAAGTAAAGAAAAGCAGCGGTCAGATAATATTATTTATCGACGAGCTTCACACTATAGTCGGCGCGGGCGCTACAGAGGGCGCTATGGACGCGGGCAACTTACTTAAGCCTATGCTTGCGCGGGGCGAGCTTCACTGCATCGGCGCAACTACGCTCAACGAATACAGAAAGTATATCGAAAAGGACGCCGCGCTCGAACGACGCTTCCAGCCCGTTTTGGTAAACGAGCCGAGCGTAGAGGACACGATAGCAATACTTCGCGGCTTAAAGGAGCGCTATGAGGTATATCACGGCGTAAAAATCCAGGACCAGGCGATAATCGCCGCCGCAACGCTTTCAAACAGATATATCACCGACCGCTTCCTGCCCGATAAGGCGATAGACCTTATCGACGAGGCGTGCGCCATGATACGCACGGAGATAGACTCCATGCCTACCGAGCTTGACGTGATACAGAGAAAAATAATACAGCACGAGATAGAAGAAGCCGCCCTCAAAAAAGAGGACGACAGGATATCAAAAGAGCATCTTTCGGAAATACAGAAGGAGCTTTCGGAAATGCGCGCCGAATTCGACGCGATGAAGGCAAAATGGGAGAATGAAAAGACCTCGATAGGAAAGGTTCAGAAGCTTCGCGAGGAGATAGAGCGCGTGAACTCCGAAATAGAGATGGCGCAGAACCGCTACGACCTCGACCGCGCCGCACAGCTTAAATACGGCGAGCTTCCGGCTCTTCAAAAACAGCTTGAGGAAGCCGAAAGAAACGGCGACGGCGAGGAGAAGCACACCTCTCTTCTTCGCGACAAGGTAACCGATGAGGAGATAGCAAAAATAATCGAGCGCTGGACGGGAATACCCGTATCGCGCCTTGTTGAAAGCGAACGCGACAAGCTGTTAAATCTTGAAGAAACGCTCCACAAGCGCGTTGTTGGACAGGACGAGGCCGTCCGCATCGTAAGCGAAGCTATAAT encodes:
- a CDS encoding NFACT family protein, coding for MSLDGIFLYGLCRELSDECRGARVERINQPQRDELVLTLHTDNGQRRLIICANPDSARVHFTRQQRENPVSAPMFCMLLRKHLGGARIFGVFQKGVERALEIRFDAYDEFGDKVQKSLVIEIMGRFSNIIFIDEKGVIIDSIKRVDVTTSSQRLVLPKLLYEAPPPQEKTYPFGHSKEEIFGLLSCERFSLMTAEKALLECFLGLSPIVSREIAFRAKVSGVKLCEAGNDALEGLSKAAYEHFLKAESYDTTAFMLAQKDTHRPAYFSYLPILQYGERFDARGFESFSALLDEFYAARDAADIHARRTARLHKLISNNIDRASKKINIQLAELKDARDREKLKLYGDLITANVYRMKKGDRELVADNFFEEGQPKVSIPLDIRLTPAQNAQKFYKAYRRKKSAESYLSKQTEITREELMYLETVMESLSRADGEAALSQIKEELAAGGYYLDGSLKKKGGKEKRKPPKKQSFAFLEYKSPSGVRILCGKNNLQNDHLTLEWARPEYTWLHAKNIPGAHVVICEPFYETDDETLLFAARVAAANCAASKSPRVEIDYTQIKNVKRAAGKKPGMVYYVKQRTILAEPYKNKT
- a CDS encoding DegV family protein translates to MADYIVATASTADLPREFLEEHDVPFISYTYIMNEELYEDDCREETKSEVYKKMRSGVGLTTSMINTYSYIEFFEKLMETGKDVIFLDMSQKLSTSYISAAEATEHIQKKYPNQRFYNVDTRCVSGGLGLLVFKVIELRDAGKSFDETIEWIEANKLKVIHRFTVDDLEYLKRGGRVSNAAALIGSMLSIKPVLYVPDDGSLTVGSKARGRKIALNRILESMKGDLKEPDGQTILINHADCLADAEFMKAKVLELFPTVKEVKICGLGVIIGAHCGPGLFTIFYMGSDRHA
- the rpiB gene encoding ribose 5-phosphate isomerase B, with amino-acid sequence MKKIAIGSDHGGFILKGEVISHLKQNGYEVKDYGTYSDESCDYPDYAALVGEAVSAGEYECGILICGTGIGVSIAANKIKGIRAACVSDTFSAKMCRAHNNANILCFGERVVGHGLAMELVDAYLETEFEGDRHIHRIEKISALEQK
- a CDS encoding tautomerase family protein, with product MPHIHIDSIPGRDEANKKKIAEALLNALVESAPVPKEYCYVTFGEVKREDWLEYDKNVISAKPEELYFYKGEAKK
- the tsaB gene encoding tRNA (adenosine(37)-N6)-threonylcarbamoyltransferase complex dimerization subunit type 1 TsaB; this encodes MIILSVDSSAKAAAAAVCDDTKPLSHVFVNTALTHSQTLLTLIDEALKNAGVQLKDVGLIAVSNGPGSFTGVRIGVSLVKGLAFGRDVMCAGVSTLEAIARNTEDFGGVCCAVMDARNNQVYNALFGIDATDFKRLTPDRAISTAELRGELSFIKERITLAGDGADLAYEQFKDMKNVSIANDTAKLQNAVSVARAAFYMYKEGKCVSAEELSVNYLRLSQAEREYEKKLKGEKTGK
- a CDS encoding S-layer homology domain-containing protein, which codes for MKKLFHIVLLAAILAVCFTSAPFAYASDIADEAELFSNDDNDAYIKIALIDTGVTDKHALMDPDKILTGRNYVFNNEDTEDRVGHGTYIASIIIGAEGIAAASEHAAIVPLVYYGISPSMPEGSMVTFMCSAIYDAIDVYGCRVINISAGIASDNRQLKAAVEYAESMGAVVVSAVGNANEKTPSAVYYPAAYESVIGVGAVDGEGKAAAFSQRNESVMIAAKGVNIPSVSLDDESDYMLVSGTSYSTAFVSALAADLLSQNGDLTPAQIRHIITATAKRSDEKKYDTKTGYGVIDKDAAMEYCLDMISKKALVFIDVREDSWYFEAIDNALSLGYMNGVKEDRFMPDACLTRAMTAAALQRKAGVGLYSADTRVFKDVPYEAWYKDAVSWAYNAGVVTGYAGGTFRPDAYITREDFCVMLYRLSGEEGVDDSFVMSFSDSAEISQYAYDAVKWAVSRRIINGTDKGEFKPKSYITRAQAAAMLTRG
- the tsaE gene encoding tRNA (adenosine(37)-N6)-threonylcarbamoyltransferase complex ATPase subunit type 1 TsaE is translated as MEYFSNSQKQTEYIAAQFAKKLKAGDTVALFGDLGAGKTAFVRGIAQALGVSEHVTSPTFVILNEYPGKLTLYHFDMYRLEGAGEDELNDVGFFEYAGGDGVCAIEWSEYIEDFLPDGCFRVTITLTDEDERARRITITREGGESA
- a CDS encoding formate--tetrahydrofolate ligase, translated to MQSDIDIAKNAKMLPIAEVGERLGLTPDDLELYGKYKAKVSAEAIRRMGKKPQGKLILVTAVNPTPAGEGKTTMSVGLGEAFARLGKNAVITLREPSLGPVFGMKGGAAGGGYAQVVPMEDINLHFTGDMHAVTAANNLLCAVIDNHIKHGNELSIDPRRIVFGRVMDMNDRMLRSMVVGLGGIPNGTPREESFTITVASEIMAVLCLATDISDLKARFGEITVAYTYDGAPVMCKDLKVQGAMAALMKDAVLPNLVQTLENTPCLIHGGPFANIAHGCNSIIATKLALSMADYTVTEAGFGADLGAEKFLNIVSPRIGKTPDCVVLVATVRALKYNGGVKKGDLGEENVAAVREGIKNLEAHIDNLKAFGMNIVVALNSFYKDTEAEVAEVRALCEKKGVPMEVSRAFELGGKGSLKLAQTVVRVCAKPSMFKSTYEKEDPIRVKIEKIAKNIYGASNVIFSSHAEKKLLEINMRGLDTLPVCMAKTQYSLSDDPAQLGRPKNFAITVKEIVPKTGAGFIVVLTGDIMTMPGLPKRPSAENIDINDDMEISGLF